From Patescibacteria group bacterium, a single genomic window includes:
- a CDS encoding phosphoenolpyruvate synthase: protein MPTSNSILWFRQVNKEDIALVGGKGANLGEITQAGFPVPDGFIITSTAYFNFLRENNLTTKINHLLRTVNFDKSESLLQVASHIQKLIKSSEISEDLVKEIIRNYRILSGPLKDALVAVRSSATAEDLPGASFAGQQETYLNVIGETSLILKVKEAWASLFEPRAIFYRHEQKFDHFRVGIAIVVQKMIESEKSGVMFTIDPVTNEKSKIVIEAIYGLGELIVQGAVTPDHYEVDKNEMKIITKRIAHQGTMLVRTKETNKEVKINKKDSYKQKITDNQILDLALLGKKLERHYYFPQDIEWAIEKDKIYIVQTRPITTIDTSKKKNLNSEKSITLPLILQGAPASFGIASGPVRIINSIHDIPKIQMGEILVASQTNPDYVPAMKKAVAIITDKGGRTSHAAIVSRELGIPAVVGTEKATSILKTGMVVTVNGEKGEVYRGGIVKSFIQNQSSTVVPSNKITTVTKIYVNLSQPDFAEKVAVKNVDGIGLLRAEFIMANIGIHPKKLIHDHKKDLFVNTMANALEKFCIAFNPRPVIYRASDFKTNEYRGLVGGKDYEPIEPNPMLGYRGAFRYISDPKVFELELEAIKYVREKKGLKNLSLMIPFVRTVNELLQVKKILSKNGLHRSPTFKLWMMVEIPANVILLDKFIAAGIDGVSIGSNDLTMLILGTDRDNSEVASIYDEQNEAILWALEKVIKTCNRYKITSSICGQAPSLYPLLVEKLVQWGITSISVSEDAIDSVRKTVAEAEKKLFEK, encoded by the coding sequence ATGCCCACTTCTAACTCAATTTTGTGGTTTAGACAGGTAAATAAAGAAGATATAGCCTTAGTTGGAGGGAAAGGAGCCAACCTAGGCGAAATAACACAAGCAGGATTTCCAGTCCCAGACGGATTTATTATAACTTCTACTGCTTATTTCAATTTTTTACGCGAGAATAATCTCACAACCAAAATTAATCATCTTCTAAGAACGGTTAACTTCGATAAATCAGAATCCCTTTTACAGGTTGCTTCTCATATTCAAAAGTTGATTAAATCTTCAGAAATATCTGAGGATCTAGTAAAAGAGATAATAAGAAATTATAGAATACTCAGCGGACCTCTTAAAGATGCGCTAGTTGCTGTGCGCTCTAGCGCGACAGCTGAAGATTTACCTGGAGCATCATTTGCTGGACAACAAGAAACATATTTGAATGTTATAGGAGAGACCTCTCTTATTCTAAAAGTAAAAGAAGCTTGGGCATCTCTATTTGAACCTCGCGCAATTTTCTATAGACATGAACAAAAATTTGATCATTTTAGAGTTGGTATCGCTATTGTTGTCCAAAAGATGATAGAGTCTGAAAAATCAGGAGTGATGTTTACCATTGATCCAGTCACCAATGAAAAATCAAAAATTGTTATTGAAGCAATTTACGGTCTTGGAGAACTCATAGTACAAGGAGCAGTGACTCCTGATCACTATGAGGTTGATAAGAATGAAATGAAAATAATCACAAAACGTATTGCACATCAGGGAACAATGCTTGTAAGAACAAAAGAAACTAACAAAGAAGTTAAAATAAATAAAAAAGATAGTTATAAACAAAAGATAACTGACAACCAAATTCTCGATCTTGCATTACTTGGTAAGAAATTAGAGAGACATTATTACTTCCCTCAAGATATTGAATGGGCAATCGAGAAGGATAAAATATATATTGTCCAAACACGACCGATTACAACAATTGATACCTCAAAAAAGAAAAATCTCAATTCAGAAAAAAGTATTACCCTTCCTCTTATTTTACAAGGAGCACCTGCATCATTTGGAATTGCTTCAGGACCAGTTCGTATCATTAACTCTATTCATGACATCCCCAAAATTCAGATGGGAGAAATCCTTGTGGCTTCTCAAACTAATCCAGACTATGTACCTGCAATGAAAAAAGCAGTAGCAATTATTACTGATAAAGGAGGTCGTACTTCTCACGCAGCAATTGTCTCACGTGAACTGGGAATTCCGGCAGTAGTTGGAACAGAAAAAGCTACATCAATACTCAAAACCGGGATGGTGGTTACTGTAAATGGAGAAAAAGGTGAAGTTTACAGAGGAGGTATTGTCAAATCTTTTATACAAAATCAATCTTCAACTGTAGTTCCAAGCAACAAAATAACAACAGTTACGAAAATATATGTCAATTTATCTCAACCAGATTTTGCTGAAAAGGTTGCAGTTAAAAATGTTGATGGTATAGGACTTTTGAGAGCAGAGTTTATTATGGCTAATATAGGAATACATCCTAAAAAACTTATTCATGATCATAAAAAAGATTTATTTGTAAATACAATGGCAAATGCATTAGAAAAATTCTGCATAGCTTTTAATCCCAGACCAGTTATTTATCGAGCATCCGACTTTAAGACAAATGAATATAGAGGACTTGTAGGTGGTAAAGATTATGAACCAATTGAACCAAATCCGATGCTTGGGTACAGAGGTGCATTCAGGTATATCAGTGATCCAAAAGTATTTGAGCTAGAACTTGAAGCTATAAAATATGTTCGTGAAAAAAAAGGATTAAAAAATCTTTCACTCATGATTCCTTTTGTTAGAACAGTTAATGAACTTTTACAAGTTAAAAAAATCCTTTCCAAAAATGGTCTTCATCGTTCCCCAACTTTTAAATTATGGATGATGGTTGAGATTCCTGCAAATGTTATTTTGCTTGATAAATTTATTGCAGCTGGAATTGATGGGGTTTCCATTGGCTCAAACGATCTTACTATGCTTATACTTGGTACAGACCGAGATAACAGCGAAGTTGCAAGTATTTATGATGAACAAAATGAGGCAATTCTTTGGGCATTGGAGAAAGTGATCAAAACATGCAATAGATATAAAATTACTTCTTCAATTTGTGGTCAAGCGCCATCTCTTTATCCATTATTAGTTGAAAAGCT